A single region of the Vicia villosa cultivar HV-30 ecotype Madison, WI linkage group LG4, Vvil1.0, whole genome shotgun sequence genome encodes:
- the LOC131598071 gene encoding zinc finger BED domain-containing protein RICESLEEPER 2-like: protein MQLAQKTVKEAGDMQRVGGATRAGNVQSNVMEQDTVTTTTPIEPTAPFPPIGRKKRRANTNAIRKRFEVWDHFNLIPNSDPAIAACKYCHQKYMCDSKKHGTSNLKSHMKSCPKYPLNLSTDPTQTMLTYSTTQGGVLVPTSSRFDPLGCRNGLAYFIILDEKPFITVEGEGFEYFCNQMQPQFTIPSRRTIARDCFQIYLDEKVRLRVLFKSDCSRVAITTDCWTSVQNLNYLTLTTHFIDSDWKYQKRIISFTVIPNHRGKTVGKKVKDVLKEWGLRNVSTITVDNASSNDVAVKYLEHKIINMNELLLDGFGFHMRCCAHILNLVVRDGLKVASTLISNVRNVIRSVRSSPHRALNFNKCVGYVGITCKKSICLDVSTRWNSTDLMLEAAEKFKTAFDKLEDMDEDYRDFFDGGFNEISVGSGASLSSSTQPQPSGCA from the exons ATGCAATTGGCCCAGAAAACTGTTAAG GAAGCTGGAGATATGCAAAGGGTTGGAGGAGCAACAAGAGCTGGAAATGTGCAAAGTAACG TTATGGAGCAAGACActgtaacaacaacaacacccaTTGAGCCAACCGCACCATTTCCTCCTATTGGTCGGAAGAAAAGAAGAGCTAATACAAATGCTATTAGAAAGAGGTTTGAGGTATGGGACCACTTTAACCTTATTCCTAATAGTGATCCCGCTATTGCGGCATGTAAGTATTGTCATCAAAAGTACATGTGTGACTCTAAGAAACATGGAACGTCAAACTTAAAGAGTCATATGAAATCATGCCCTAAGTATCCGTTGAACCTCTCAACCGACCCTACCCAAACTATGTTGACATATTCAACAACTCAGGGAGGTGTTTTGGTTCCAACATCTTCTAGGTTTGATCCTTTAGGTTGTAGAAATGGGTTGGCTTACTTTATCATTTTAGATGAGAAGCCATTTATTACAGTTGAAGGAGAGGGATTCGAGTACTTTTGTAACCAAATGCAACCCCAATTTACTATACCATCAAGGAGAACCATAGCTAGGGATTGTTTTCAGATATATCTTGATGAGAAAGTGAGGTTGAGAGTGTTATTCAAGTCTGATTGTAGTAGGGTGGCAATTACAACAGATTGTTGGACATCCGTTCAAAATCTTAACTACTTAACCCTCACTACCCATTTTATAGATAGTGATTGGAAATATCAAAAAAGGATAATTAGCTTTACGGTTATCCCAAATCACCGAGGTAAAACAGTTGGTAAGAAGGTTAAGGATGTGTTGAAGGAGTGGGGGCTGAGAAACGTTTCAACTATCACGGTGGATAACGCATCATCAAATGATGTTGCTGTTAAGTATTTGGAGCATAAAATCATAAACATGAATGAACTTTTGTTGGATGGATTTGGATTTCACATGAGGTGTTGTGCTCATATATTGAATTTGGTCGTGAGAGATGGATTAAAAGTAGCTAGCAccttaatttcaaatgttagaaaTGTAATTAGGTCTGTAAGATCTTCACCCCATAGAGCTTTAAATTTCAATAAATGTGTGGGTTATGTCGGGATTACATGCAAGAAGTCGATATGTCTCGATGTTTCAACTCGATGGAACTCAACAGATTTGATGTTAGAGGCGGCTGAGAAGTTTAAAACTGCTTTTGATAAGCTAGAAGATATGGATGAAGACTATAGGGACTTCTTTGACGGTG GATTTAATGAAATTTCAGTTGGGAGTGGAGCTTCGTTATCCTCTTCAACTCAACCACAACCTTCTGGTTGTGCGTGA